One stretch of Corvus hawaiiensis isolate bCorHaw1 chromosome 1, bCorHaw1.pri.cur, whole genome shotgun sequence DNA includes these proteins:
- the VPS25 gene encoding vacuolar protein-sorting-associated protein 25 encodes MSFVWPWQYSFPPFFTLQPNGETRQKQLSAWCALALAYSQQHRLPAMTVREAQDIPLFANHRLQRKLPLESIQVVLEELRKNGNLEWLDKNKTSFLIMWKRPEEWGKLIYQWVSRNGLTNSVFTLYELASGDDTENEEFHGLDEAMLLRALQALQQEHKAEIITLDDGRGVKFF; translated from the exons ATGAGCTTCGTGTGGCCCTGGCAGTACAGCTTCCCGCCCTTCTTCAC GCTGCAGCCCAACGGCGAGACGCGGCAGAAGCAGCTCTCGGCCTGGTGCGCGCTGGCGCTCGCCTACAGCCAGCAGCACCGGCTGCCCGCCATGACGGTGCGGGAGGCTCAGGACATTCCGCTCTTCGCCAACCACCGCCTCCAGC GGAAGCTGCCGCTGGAATCCATCCAGGTGGTGTTGGAGGAGCTCCGCAAGAACG GGAACCTGGAATGGTTAGATAAGAACAAAACCAGCTTTCTGATCATGTGGAAGAGACCAGAAGAATGGGGAAAGCTCATCTATCAATGG GTGTCGAGGAATGGCCTGACCAACTCTGTGTTCACACTGTATGAACTGGCCAGTGGAGATGATACAGAGAATGAAG AGTTTCACGGCTTGGATGAGGCTATGCTGCTCCGTGCCCTGCAAGCCTTGCAGCAGGAGCACAAGGCTGAAATCATCACGCTGGATGACGGCAGAGGTGTCAAGTTCTTCTGA